In a single window of the Caproicibacterium sp. BJN0003 genome:
- a CDS encoding Maff2 family mobile element protein: protein MSFFHSAIGVLQTLVIALGAGLAIWGAINLLEGYGNDNPGAKSQGIKQLMAGGGVALIGITLVPLLSNLFG from the coding sequence ATGAGTTTCTTTCATTCCGCAATCGGCGTTCTCCAGACCCTCGTGATCGCCCTCGGCGCGGGCCTTGCCATTTGGGGCGCGATCAACCTTCTGGAAGGGTATGGAAATGATAATCCAGGAGCGAAAAGTCAAGGCATTAAACAGCTCATGGCGGGCGGCGGCGTGGCCCTGATCGGCATTACGCTGGTTCCGCTGCTTTCCAACCTGTTCGGCTGA
- a CDS encoding PrgI family protein produces MAYVPVPKDLTAVKTKVLFNLTKRQLVCFSGGALVGVPLFFLLKGPLGFSTGAASLCMVLVMLPFFLMAIYEKNGLPLEKIVRNIAQVLFLRPKQRPYQTNNFYAVLARQSKLDKEVHRIVGKKAKTSHETVIDPRREASDRSRRHKGAADR; encoded by the coding sequence ATGGCCTATGTTCCCGTACCCAAGGACCTGACCGCAGTGAAAACGAAGGTTCTGTTCAATTTAACAAAACGGCAGCTTGTTTGTTTCAGCGGCGGCGCGCTTGTTGGTGTACCGCTTTTCTTTTTGCTCAAGGGGCCTTTGGGGTTCAGCACCGGAGCCGCTTCCCTTTGCATGGTTCTCGTGATGCTGCCGTTTTTCCTGATGGCCATCTACGAGAAAAACGGCCTGCCGCTGGAAAAAATCGTCCGCAACATTGCCCAGGTGCTGTTTCTCCGTCCAAAACAGCGGCCCTATCAGACCAACAATTTTTACGCCGTGCTCGCGCGGCAAAGTAAGCTCGACAAGGAGGTGCATCGGATTGTCGGTAAAAAAGCAAAAACCAGCCATGAAACGGTCATTGACCCGCGCCGAGAGGCGTCAGATCGAAGCCGCCGTCACAAAGGCGCGGCAGACCGATAA
- a CDS encoding VirD4-like conjugal transfer protein, CD1115 family produces MSEKTKKLLLMNLPYLFVALFATKFGQAWRLAAGADASGKLLHLTDGLTDAFSSPLPSFYPADLGVGVLLAAALRLAVYVKGRNAKKFRKNVEYGSARWGKAEDIRPYIDPVFENNVILTQTERLTMNSRPKDPKTSRNKNVLVVGGSGSGKTRFFIKPNLMQCDSKDYPTSFVVTDPKGSIVVECGSLLRRRGYRIKILNTINFKKSMRYNPFAYIHSEKDILKLVTALIANTKGNGKSGDDFWEKAETLFYTALIGYIHYEAPVEEQNFATLIEFINASEVREDDEEFKNPVDLMFEALEKENPNHFAVRQYKKYKLAAGKTAKSILISCGARMAPFDIQELRDLTAYDELELDTLGDRKTALFIIISDTDDTFNFLVSMAYTQLFNLLCEKADDVYGGRLPVHVRCLLDEFANIGQIPKFEKLIATIRSREISACLVLQAQSQLKALYKDNADTIIGNCDSAIFLGGKERTTLKELTESLGKETIDTFNTGESRGREVSHSLNYQKLGKDLASVDELSVLDGGKCILQLRGVRPFLSDKYDITKHPNYKYLSDYNPRNAFHIEKFLSTQLKPKPDDVFNTYSVDLSGDPKAAE; encoded by the coding sequence ATGAGTGAGAAAACAAAAAAGCTGCTCCTGATGAATCTGCCCTACCTGTTTGTCGCATTGTTTGCCACCAAGTTCGGGCAGGCGTGGAGGCTGGCCGCAGGCGCGGACGCTTCGGGGAAGCTCCTGCACCTGACGGACGGCCTTACCGACGCGTTTTCCTCTCCGCTGCCGAGCTTTTATCCGGCCGACCTCGGCGTGGGCGTCCTTCTCGCCGCCGCGCTCCGGCTGGCGGTCTACGTCAAAGGCCGGAACGCCAAGAAATTCCGAAAAAACGTGGAATACGGCTCGGCCCGCTGGGGCAAGGCCGAAGATATCAGACCCTACATCGACCCCGTTTTTGAAAACAACGTCATTCTCACGCAGACGGAACGGCTTACCATGAACAGCCGTCCGAAGGACCCCAAAACATCCCGGAACAAAAACGTGCTGGTCGTCGGCGGCTCCGGTTCCGGCAAGACGCGGTTTTTCATCAAGCCGAACCTGATGCAGTGCGATTCCAAGGACTATCCGACCAGCTTCGTTGTTACGGACCCGAAGGGCAGCATCGTCGTGGAATGCGGAAGTCTCCTGCGGCGCAGGGGTTACCGCATCAAAATTCTCAACACCATCAACTTCAAAAAGTCGATGCGCTACAACCCCTTCGCGTACATCCATTCGGAAAAGGACATCTTGAAGCTGGTCACGGCGCTGATCGCCAACACCAAGGGGAACGGTAAATCCGGAGATGACTTCTGGGAAAAAGCAGAGACTCTCTTTTACACGGCACTCATCGGCTACATCCACTATGAGGCCCCGGTCGAGGAACAGAATTTCGCCACGCTGATCGAATTCATCAACGCCTCGGAGGTCCGGGAAGATGATGAGGAATTCAAAAATCCCGTAGATCTCATGTTTGAGGCGCTGGAAAAGGAAAATCCGAATCACTTCGCCGTCCGGCAATATAAGAAATATAAGTTGGCGGCGGGCAAAACAGCAAAGTCAATCCTTATTTCCTGCGGAGCAAGAATGGCCCCCTTCGACATTCAGGAGCTTCGTGACCTGACAGCCTACGACGAGCTGGAACTGGACACGCTGGGCGACCGGAAAACCGCTCTGTTCATCATTATTTCTGATACAGACGACACCTTTAATTTTTTAGTTTCGATGGCCTATACACAGCTTTTCAACCTGCTGTGCGAAAAGGCTGACGACGTGTACGGCGGACGTTTGCCCGTCCATGTCCGGTGCCTGCTCGACGAATTTGCCAACATCGGGCAGATCCCCAAGTTTGAAAAGTTGATCGCCACCATCCGAAGCCGTGAAATCTCGGCCTGCCTTGTTTTGCAGGCGCAGAGCCAACTCAAGGCCCTGTACAAAGACAACGCCGACACGATTATCGGCAACTGCGACAGCGCCATCTTCCTCGGCGGCAAGGAGCGCACGACCCTGAAAGAACTGACGGAATCACTTGGGAAGGAGACAATAGATACCTTTAACACCGGCGAAAGCCGGGGCCGTGAGGTTTCTCACAGCCTCAATTATCAAAAATTGGGGAAAGATTTAGCTTCGGTCGATGAGCTGTCCGTTCTCGACGGAGGCAAGTGTATCCTCCAGCTTCGCGGCGTCCGGCCTTTCCTTTCGGACAAGTACGACATTACAAAGCATCCGAACTACAAGTACCTGTCCGATTACAATCCCCGCAACGCCTTTCATATTGAGAAATTTCTGTCCACCCAATTAAAACCGAAACCGGACGATGTGTTCAACACGTATTCCGTTGACCTCTCCGGGGACCCGAAAGCCGCAGAATAG
- a CDS encoding VirB6/TrbL-like conjugal transfer protein, CD1112 family, with protein sequence MNNLSGMFDNVNSQVGQIASQVGTTPQAWNTGIYNMIQTLSENVMMPIAGLILAFVMTLELIQIITDKNNFHDIESAVFFRWIFKTACAILIVTNTWNIVMGIFDVAQSVVNSAAGIIVSDTSIDISSVTANLQTRLMAMDLGPLFGLWFQSIFVGFTMWALTICIFIIVYGRMIEIYLATSIAPIPMATMLNRESGGMGQNYLRSLFALGFQGFLIIVCVAIYAVLVKSISVSTDVSKAIWTCMGYTVLLCFTLFKTGSLAKSIFSVH encoded by the coding sequence ATGAACAACCTGTCAGGCATGTTCGACAACGTAAACAGTCAGGTCGGGCAGATCGCCTCTCAGGTGGGAACGACGCCGCAGGCGTGGAACACCGGCATTTACAACATGATCCAAACCCTGTCCGAAAACGTCATGATGCCCATCGCGGGCTTGATCCTCGCGTTCGTCATGACGCTGGAGCTGATTCAGATCATTACCGATAAGAACAATTTTCACGACATCGAAAGCGCTGTTTTCTTTCGGTGGATTTTCAAAACGGCCTGCGCCATCCTCATCGTGACCAACACATGGAATATCGTCATGGGCATATTCGACGTGGCGCAGAGCGTGGTAAACAGCGCGGCGGGAATCATCGTTTCCGACACGTCCATCGACATCAGTTCCGTCACGGCAAACCTTCAGACGCGGCTCATGGCAATGGACCTCGGCCCCTTGTTCGGGCTGTGGTTTCAGAGCATTTTCGTGGGCTTTACCATGTGGGCGCTCACGATCTGCATTTTCATCATCGTGTACGGCAGGATGATCGAGATCTATTTAGCCACTTCCATCGCGCCAATCCCGATGGCGACGATGCTAAACCGGGAATCGGGCGGCATGGGGCAGAATTATCTGCGTTCCCTGTTCGCGCTGGGATTTCAGGGCTTTCTCATCATCGTCTGCGTGGCGATTTACGCCGTTCTTGTAAAAAGTATCAGCGTGAGCACGGATGTCAGCAAGGCCATCTGGACTTGCATGGGGTACACGGTGCTGCTGTGCTTTACGCTCTTTAAGACCGGAAGCCTCGCAAAATCAATTTTTAGCGTGCATTAA
- a CDS encoding PcfB family protein, translated as MQEEIENRSVTLIISGTKLTGRVLKAAIAKYLAHRKEKKNAKAHVGPVAPHGRQTVKQLVGQNAGVSNMEITDSNIKSFDRVARKYGVDYAVKKDRSVSPPKYLVFFKARDADALTAAFTEFTAKTVNRAKRPSVLSRLRQFKDLVKANTVDRVRHKEQERAR; from the coding sequence TTGCAGGAAGAAATTGAAAACCGTTCCGTGACGCTCATCATCAGCGGCACGAAGCTCACGGGCCGGGTGCTCAAAGCGGCGATTGCTAAGTATCTGGCCCACCGGAAGGAGAAGAAAAACGCCAAGGCCCACGTCGGTCCCGTGGCCCCGCACGGCAGACAGACGGTGAAACAGCTCGTCGGTCAGAACGCGGGCGTTTCCAACATGGAGATCACCGACAGCAATATCAAATCCTTTGACCGCGTGGCGCGGAAATACGGCGTGGATTACGCCGTCAAGAAGGACCGCAGCGTTTCGCCGCCGAAATATCTCGTCTTTTTCAAGGCGCGGGACGCGGACGCGCTCACCGCCGCTTTCACCGAGTTCACGGCAAAAACGGTGAACCGGGCGAAAAGGCCCTCCGTTCTCTCGCGGCTCCGGCAGTTCAAGGATCTGGTCAAGGCGAATACCGTTGACCGGGTGAGACATAAGGAACAGGAGCGGGCGCGATGA
- a CDS encoding DUF6674 family protein, whose product MENTATTAAPLLENEYVKELLAVMEANRVPAVKDLLAVFNQVSAMERQLDTAVTELAALRRELSASQKQAHPVKAVLQNTGAAMEKSVTAVRDRLDATKQAVIDGCKNAVDAFREKGISALDNITRFFKLRPMLETMRTELDKSIRTDRSAMDKIETVSAEYHEAGRHIKNMGRTLMGNEAAAEAKPMGKLAKSLEAPFRAELSCLSSMKKSVEKALLRLTALEQSAQRKPSVQQSIHALSEKLAREQKSAPAAEKSRSVSHEAR is encoded by the coding sequence ATGGAAAACACGGCAACCACTGCCGCACCGCTGCTGGAAAACGAGTATGTCAAGGAGCTTTTAGCCGTCATGGAAGCCAACCGTGTGCCTGCCGTGAAGGACCTGCTTGCCGTTTTTAATCAGGTAAGCGCGATGGAACGCCAGCTCGACACAGCGGTCACGGAGCTGGCCGCACTGCGTCGGGAACTCAGCGCGTCACAGAAACAGGCTCACCCCGTAAAAGCCGTTCTGCAAAATACGGGCGCGGCTATGGAAAAAAGCGTGACAGCTGTGCGTGACCGGCTGGATGCAACAAAACAGGCCGTGATCGACGGCTGCAAAAACGCCGTGGATGCGTTTCGGGAAAAAGGGATTTCCGCGCTGGATAATATCACCCGCTTTTTCAAATTGCGGCCCATGCTGGAAACCATGCGCACGGAGTTGGATAAAAGCATTCGGACTGACAGATCAGCGATGGATAAAATTGAAACCGTGAGCGCGGAGTACCATGAGGCCGGGCGGCACATCAAGAATATGGGCCGAACACTGATGGGAAACGAGGCTGCTGCCGAAGCAAAGCCTATGGGAAAGCTGGCAAAGTCTTTGGAAGCTCCATTCAGAGCGGAGCTGTCCTGCCTGTCCTCCATGAAAAAGAGCGTGGAGAAAGCCCTTCTCCGTCTGACCGCGCTGGAGCAATCGGCGCAGCGGAAGCCCTCCGTTCAGCAGAGCATCCACGCTCTCAGCGAAAAACTCGCGCGGGAGCAAAAATCCGCACCCGCCGCCGAAAAGTCCCGGTCCGTGTCCCATGAGGCGCGTTAG